The Geotalea uraniireducens Rf4 genome window below encodes:
- the trpB gene encoding tryptophan synthase subunit beta has product MKLPDKQGHFGQFGGRYVSETLMPALFELEKAYNHYKNDKEFKEEFAYYMRQYVGRPNPLYFAEKLSKKLGGAKIYLKREDLNHTGAHKVNNTIGQGLLAKRMGKKRVIAETGAGQHGVATATIAALFDMECEVFMGEEDIHRQSLNVFRMKLLGAKVTPVTAGTATLKDAMNEALRNWVTHVGNTFYVIGTVAGPHPYPLMVRDFQSIIGREAKAQHKKIEGRLPDYLVAAVGGGSNALGLFHPFMNDKDVKMVGVEAAGYGISSGKHAAPLCAGSVGVLHGNKTYLLQDEFGQIAHAHSISAGLDYPGVGPEHAWLKESGRADYVSVTDEEALEGFRVLTREEGILPALESSHAIAHVLKMAPTLSKDKTIIVCLSGRGDKDIHTVAEAMGVKLE; this is encoded by the coding sequence GTGAAATTACCCGATAAGCAAGGGCATTTCGGCCAGTTCGGCGGCAGATACGTATCGGAAACATTGATGCCGGCGCTGTTCGAGCTGGAGAAGGCTTACAACCATTACAAAAACGATAAAGAGTTCAAGGAAGAATTTGCCTATTATATGCGCCAGTATGTGGGGCGACCCAATCCCCTCTACTTTGCGGAAAAACTCAGCAAAAAGCTCGGCGGGGCAAAGATTTACCTGAAACGTGAAGACCTGAATCATACCGGTGCCCACAAGGTGAACAACACCATCGGCCAGGGACTCCTGGCCAAGCGGATGGGTAAAAAACGGGTGATAGCCGAAACCGGCGCCGGTCAGCACGGTGTTGCCACAGCCACCATTGCCGCTCTTTTCGACATGGAGTGCGAGGTGTTCATGGGCGAGGAGGATATCCACCGGCAGTCGCTGAACGTTTTTCGAATGAAACTCCTCGGTGCCAAGGTTACTCCCGTGACAGCGGGCACCGCCACCCTCAAGGACGCCATGAACGAGGCGCTGCGCAACTGGGTAACCCATGTCGGCAACACGTTCTATGTCATCGGCACCGTCGCCGGTCCACATCCTTATCCCCTGATGGTTCGCGATTTCCAGTCGATTATCGGCCGGGAGGCAAAGGCGCAGCACAAAAAAATCGAGGGGCGGCTTCCTGATTATCTGGTGGCTGCCGTAGGCGGCGGGAGCAACGCCCTCGGTCTCTTCCACCCATTCATGAATGATAAGGACGTGAAAATGGTCGGGGTCGAGGCGGCCGGTTATGGAATCTCCTCCGGTAAGCACGCAGCGCCTCTCTGTGCCGGGAGCGTCGGAGTGCTTCACGGCAACAAGACCTATCTGCTTCAGGATGAGTTCGGCCAGATTGCCCACGCCCATTCCATTTCCGCCGGTCTCGACTATCCCGGCGTCGGTCCTGAACATGCATGGCTGAAGGAATCAGGCCGTGCCGATTATGTATCGGTAACCGATGAGGAGGCGCTGGAAGGGTTCAGGGTATTGACCCGGGAAGAGGGGATACTGCCGGCACTGGAGTCATCCCATGCCATTGCCCATGTGCTGAAAATGGCGCCGACTCTCTCTAAGGACAAGACAATCATTGTCTGTCTCTCCGGCCGGGGGGACAAGGATATTCATACGGTTGCCGAGGCAATGGGGGTAAAGCTGGAATAG
- a CDS encoding efflux RND transporter permease subunit — translation MNIAEIFVRRPIMTSLIMIAIFIFGVASYRLLPVNDLPKVDYPTIQVSANLPGANPDTMASAVATPLEKQFSTIAGVDSMTSTNGIGSTRITIQFNLDRDIDAAAQDVQAAISLAIRQLPANMTSPPSFRKVNPADQPILYLALSSPTLPLSAVDEYAQTLISQRISTISGVAQVSVYGSQKYAVRAQLDPKALASRQIGIDEVATAIGDANVNMPTGMLDGKKQAFTIEANGQMFNAASFRSMVVAYRDGSPIRLEEVGQVLDSVENTKTASWYNNTRAIVLAVQRQPGTNTIEVVDSVKKLLPTFRSQMPASVELSVLFDRSNMIRESMHDVKFTLCLTIGLVIMVIFLFLRNLSATIIPSLAVPMSIVGTFSAMHMLGFSINNISMMALTLAVGFVVDDAIVMLENIVRHMEKGESAMEAAFKGSKEIGFTIISMTISLVAVFIPVLFMGGILGRLLHEFAITISVAILVSCFVSLTLTPMLCSRFLKPPAAERHGRLYLFMERFFDRLLNLYERSLQQVLRFRRTTMVLTILVTLVTGWLFTRIPMGFLPTEDTGRLNADTEAAQGTSFAEMKLHQEALAAIIAKDPNIDGFMSSMGSSGASNTGRFFIRLKPRSERKLSADEIIQELRPKLAKVPGIRTFLKNIPSIQIGGSSSKSQYQFTLQGQNTDELYRASSDFEAKLRELPELLDVTSDLQISNPQVHVEINRDKVASLGLSVMQVEDALSYAYGSRQVSSIFATTNQYQVILELDPLYQGDPAALGMLYIHSKSGQLVPLDTIAAITKTIGPLTVNHLGQLPAVTISFNLRPGLALGDAMTLVDELARTALPQTVSTSFQGTAQAFQSSFNGLLILLVMAVFVIYIVLGVLYESYIHPITILSGLPAAGFGALITLMIFHCDLNIYGFVGIIMLLGIVKKNAIMMIDFALEAERKDGKRPLDAIYEGALVRFRPIMMTTMAALMGTLPIAMGLGAGGESRQPLGLAVVGGLLTSQLLTLYITPVVYYYMDVLLAKVRSRKKLLVAPAADDV, via the coding sequence ATCAATATCGCCGAGATTTTCGTTCGCCGGCCGATCATGACCTCGTTGATCATGATCGCCATCTTCATCTTCGGTGTGGCATCGTACCGCTTGCTTCCGGTGAACGACCTGCCGAAAGTTGACTACCCGACCATCCAGGTCAGCGCCAACCTCCCTGGCGCCAATCCAGACACCATGGCATCGGCGGTCGCCACACCGCTGGAGAAGCAGTTCTCGACCATTGCCGGCGTCGACTCGATGACTTCAACGAATGGCATCGGCTCGACCAGGATCACGATCCAGTTCAACCTTGACCGCGATATTGATGCGGCCGCTCAGGACGTGCAGGCGGCGATCTCACTTGCTATTCGCCAGTTACCGGCGAACATGACGTCGCCGCCGTCTTTCCGGAAGGTGAATCCTGCCGATCAGCCGATCCTTTACCTGGCGCTCAGCTCTCCCACATTGCCTCTTTCCGCGGTTGACGAGTATGCGCAGACCCTCATCTCGCAACGTATCTCTACGATCAGCGGCGTGGCCCAGGTGTCGGTTTACGGTTCGCAGAAGTATGCCGTGCGTGCCCAACTCGATCCCAAAGCCCTGGCCTCCCGGCAGATCGGCATCGACGAAGTGGCGACGGCGATCGGCGATGCGAACGTCAACATGCCGACCGGGATGCTGGACGGGAAAAAGCAAGCGTTCACCATCGAAGCCAATGGACAGATGTTCAATGCGGCATCCTTCCGCTCGATGGTGGTGGCCTACCGGGACGGCTCGCCGATCCGCCTTGAGGAAGTCGGGCAGGTCCTTGACAGCGTAGAGAACACCAAGACGGCAAGCTGGTACAACAACACGCGCGCCATAGTCCTGGCCGTCCAACGCCAGCCGGGAACCAACACCATCGAGGTGGTGGACAGCGTGAAGAAGCTTCTGCCGACTTTCCGCTCGCAGATGCCGGCCTCAGTCGAACTGAGTGTTCTTTTTGACCGGTCCAACATGATCCGTGAATCGATGCACGACGTCAAGTTCACCCTCTGTTTGACGATCGGCCTGGTCATCATGGTGATTTTCCTCTTTCTGCGCAACTTGTCCGCCACCATCATCCCCTCATTGGCAGTGCCGATGTCAATTGTCGGTACGTTCTCCGCCATGCATATGCTGGGATTCTCCATCAATAACATATCCATGATGGCCCTGACCCTGGCGGTCGGCTTCGTCGTGGATGATGCCATAGTCATGCTGGAAAACATCGTCCGTCACATGGAAAAGGGTGAGAGTGCGATGGAGGCTGCTTTCAAGGGCTCTAAGGAGATCGGCTTTACCATCATTTCGATGACCATATCGCTGGTGGCGGTTTTTATTCCGGTACTGTTCATGGGGGGGATACTTGGCCGTCTCCTGCACGAATTCGCCATAACGATCAGCGTGGCAATTCTGGTCTCCTGTTTCGTCTCCCTGACCCTGACCCCGATGCTTTGCAGTCGATTTCTGAAGCCGCCGGCAGCAGAGCGACACGGACGCCTGTACCTCTTCATGGAACGCTTCTTCGACCGTTTGCTCAATCTTTACGAGCGCTCACTGCAACAGGTCCTGCGCTTTCGTCGGACAACCATGGTCTTGACGATACTTGTCACGCTGGTCACCGGCTGGTTGTTTACCAGAATTCCCATGGGATTCCTGCCGACTGAAGACACCGGACGTCTAAACGCCGACACCGAGGCGGCCCAAGGGACATCCTTCGCGGAGATGAAGCTTCACCAGGAAGCACTCGCTGCCATCATCGCCAAAGATCCGAATATCGACGGATTCATGTCATCCATGGGCAGCAGCGGGGCGAGCAACACCGGCCGCTTTTTTATCCGTCTCAAGCCGCGCAGTGAGCGAAAACTCTCCGCAGATGAGATCATTCAGGAACTTCGCCCAAAGCTCGCCAAAGTCCCGGGTATCCGAACATTCCTGAAAAATATCCCCTCGATCCAGATAGGGGGCAGCTCCTCCAAAAGCCAGTACCAGTTTACCCTGCAAGGTCAGAACACGGATGAACTGTACCGTGCCTCCAGTGACTTTGAGGCAAAGCTGCGTGAGCTTCCCGAGTTGCTGGATGTAACGAGCGACCTGCAGATCAGTAATCCGCAGGTGCATGTGGAAATCAACCGGGATAAGGTGGCCAGCCTGGGGCTCTCCGTGATGCAGGTGGAAGACGCCCTTTCCTATGCCTACGGTTCACGCCAGGTTTCCTCCATATTTGCCACGACCAACCAGTATCAGGTTATTCTCGAACTTGATCCGCTCTACCAGGGAGACCCGGCGGCTCTGGGCATGCTTTACATCCATAGCAAATCCGGACAGCTTGTACCGCTCGATACCATAGCTGCCATCACCAAAACCATCGGCCCGCTGACGGTCAACCACCTGGGACAACTCCCGGCGGTGACGATCTCGTTCAATCTCCGCCCCGGGCTAGCCCTTGGCGATGCAATGACTCTCGTTGACGAGCTTGCCCGCACAGCTCTCCCTCAAACCGTGAGTACCAGTTTTCAGGGGACCGCGCAGGCATTCCAATCCTCATTCAACGGCCTGCTGATCTTGCTGGTGATGGCCGTCTTCGTCATCTACATTGTGCTCGGCGTTCTCTATGAGAGCTATATTCACCCGATCACCATCCTGTCCGGACTGCCGGCCGCCGGTTTCGGGGCACTGATCACCCTGATGATCTTTCACTGCGATCTTAATATCTATGGATTTGTCGGGATAATCATGCTGCTCGGCATTGTCAAAAAGAACGCCATCATGATGATCGACTTTGCCCTGGAAGCCGAGAGGAAGGACGGGAAACGGCCGCTTGATGCCATTTATGAAGGGGCTCTGGTACGTTTTCGGCCGATTATGATGACGACCATGGCTGCCCTGATGGGAACGCTGCCAATCGCCATGGGTTTAGGTGCCGGAGGAGAGTCGCGTCAGCCACTGGGTCTGGCCGTTGTCGGCGGGTTGCTCACCTCGCAGTTGCTGACCCTCTACATCACGCCGGTTGTCTACTACTACATGGATGTGCTGCTGGCAAAGGTGCGCTCACGGAAAAAGCTCCTGGTGGCACCCGCTGCTGATGATGTTTAG
- a CDS encoding efflux RND transporter periplasmic adaptor subunit yields MAGGELQIEAVIPDEPGSKEIGTISFLDNMVNAATGTIKLNGIFANRSRKLWPGQFVDVVMTLSSLQNAVVVPTQAIQISQQGQFIYVVKPDKTVEMRPVTVGAASGGASVIEKGVAPGETVVVNGQLRLVPGAKVEAKINPAAEGRK; encoded by the coding sequence ATGGCTGGCGGCGAGTTGCAGATAGAGGCAGTTATCCCTGACGAACCCGGCAGTAAAGAAATCGGGACGATAAGTTTTCTGGACAATATGGTGAATGCCGCTACCGGCACCATCAAGCTGAACGGGATTTTTGCCAACAGATCCAGAAAACTCTGGCCGGGACAGTTTGTCGATGTGGTGATGACACTCTCCTCCCTGCAGAATGCCGTCGTCGTCCCGACCCAGGCAATCCAGATCAGCCAACAGGGGCAGTTCATATATGTAGTGAAGCCTGACAAGACGGTGGAGATGCGGCCGGTAACTGTCGGCGCGGCATCGGGGGGGGCAAGCGTTATCGAGAAAGGTGTTGCGCCCGGAGAGACCGTGGTTGTCAACGGCCAACTGCGCCTGGTTCCAGGCGCCAAGGTGGAGGCGAAAATCAACCCGGCGGCGGAGGGGAGAAAGTGA
- a CDS encoding efflux RND transporter periplasmic adaptor subunit, which translates to MKRKIITVVKLLISGYLAASLFVCGACAAKKEKPKTKPPVPVTVAIAIRKDVPVQVKAIGNIEPYTSVAIKSQVSGQIALVHFKEGSDVQKGSLLITLAPESFEATLSQCEAALTKDLAQSKFAHDQARRYELMLKDGIVTQDQFDQLQANAESFAATVVADRAAVKNAKIQLGYCYIRSPISGRTGKLLLQPGNLTKANDVPLVMINQINPIYVTFSIPEKNSLR; encoded by the coding sequence ATGAAACGTAAAATAATAACCGTAGTAAAACTGCTCATTAGTGGATATCTGGCGGCATCATTATTTGTCTGCGGCGCTTGCGCCGCCAAAAAAGAGAAGCCCAAAACGAAGCCTCCGGTGCCGGTAACGGTGGCAATAGCGATCCGGAAAGACGTGCCGGTGCAAGTTAAAGCTATCGGCAACATTGAGCCATATACCAGCGTCGCAATCAAATCGCAGGTAAGCGGACAGATTGCCCTCGTTCATTTCAAGGAGGGTAGTGACGTGCAGAAGGGCTCATTGCTCATCACCCTTGCCCCGGAATCGTTCGAAGCGACGCTTAGTCAATGCGAGGCCGCTCTAACCAAGGATCTGGCGCAGTCGAAGTTCGCTCATGATCAGGCTCGCCGCTACGAGTTGATGCTCAAGGATGGCATCGTTACTCAGGATCAGTTTGATCAATTGCAGGCCAACGCTGAATCATTTGCTGCGACTGTTGTCGCTGACCGTGCAGCAGTCAAAAACGCTAAAATCCAGCTTGGCTATTGCTACATCCGTTCTCCGATCTCCGGTCGGACCGGGAAACTATTGCTGCAACCGGGCAATCTTACGAAGGCCAACGATGTACCGCTGGTGATGATCAATCAGATAAACCCGATCTACGTAACCTTTTCAATCCCGGAAAAAAACTCGCTGAGGTAA
- a CDS encoding HAMP domain-containing protein — MKIKIKYRLFLAMLAATAAAVVCMFIIMQWSIDRGFLRYVNTLDQERLVRLAGALEQSFAEKGNWDTLRTDPLKRSLLIESTHPNYRLEPQGKLPADGSTKPSQDAPRIIHQFEMRIILQDAGHHLVFGPMHTGERVEFKPIIHRQKIVGYLGLLPRSSLTDAIQLHFVQQQKLTLAMIAVAILLVSTGLSLPLASRLVHPIKNLAAATHRLASGEFDTRVSVSSSDELGHLARDFNSLALSLEKSEQSRRDWVADISHELRTPLTILRGEIEAIQDGIRQSTPEAIDSLHCEVMRLNRMVDDLYQLSLSDVGALTYRKEELDLDAILNRALDSFQAEFTQKQISLRTEIQPGAEFPLFADPERLQQLFDNLLENALNYTDPGGELFVRLARRDTLATVHFQDSPPV; from the coding sequence GTGAAGATCAAGATTAAATATCGGCTCTTTCTGGCGATGCTGGCCGCCACCGCAGCTGCGGTCGTCTGTATGTTTATCATCATGCAGTGGAGTATCGACCGGGGCTTTCTCCGGTACGTCAATACGCTCGATCAGGAACGGCTCGTACGGCTGGCCGGTGCATTGGAACAGAGCTTTGCCGAAAAAGGGAACTGGGATACGCTGCGCACTGATCCGCTCAAGCGCTCCCTGCTCATTGAATCTACCCACCCCAATTACCGCCTTGAGCCGCAGGGAAAACTCCCCGCGGATGGTAGCACCAAGCCATCTCAAGACGCCCCACGGATCATCCATCAGTTTGAAATGCGCATCATCCTGCAGGATGCGGGGCATCACCTTGTATTTGGCCCAATGCACACCGGAGAACGAGTGGAGTTCAAACCGATCATTCATAGGCAAAAGATCGTGGGCTACCTGGGGCTGCTGCCGAGAAGCAGCCTCACCGATGCCATCCAGCTGCACTTCGTGCAACAGCAAAAACTGACCTTGGCCATGATTGCAGTGGCCATCCTCCTCGTCTCAACCGGCCTATCCCTCCCACTGGCAAGCCGACTGGTCCATCCTATCAAGAACCTGGCAGCCGCTACTCATCGCCTTGCCTCAGGGGAGTTCGATACGCGCGTTTCCGTCAGCTCTTCAGATGAGCTCGGTCATCTTGCCAGGGATTTCAACTCGCTGGCCCTCTCTCTGGAGAAGAGCGAGCAGTCACGCCGTGACTGGGTTGCTGATATCTCCCACGAACTACGGACACCGCTGACGATCCTGCGCGGCGAGATTGAAGCGATCCAGGACGGAATCCGTCAGAGCACCCCAGAAGCCATCGACTCCCTCCACTGCGAAGTTATGCGGCTGAACCGGATGGTGGACGACCTCTACCAGCTCTCCCTTTCAGATGTCGGCGCCCTGACGTACCGCAAAGAGGAACTGGATCTTGATGCCATCCTCAACCGGGCGCTCGACTCATTCCAGGCCGAATTCACTCAAAAACAAATCTCTCTGCGGACCGAGATCCAACCCGGCGCGGAGTTCCCGCTCTTTGCAGATCCCGAACGGCTGCAGCAACTTTTCGACAACCTGCTGGAAAACGCTCTGAACTACACCGATCCGGGGGGAGAACTCTTCGTCCGTCTGGCTCGCCGTGACACTTTGGCGACGGTACATTTTCAGGACAGCCCCCCGGTGTGA
- a CDS encoding ATP-binding protein, with the protein MTKEDLARLFDRLYRVEGSRNRTSSGAGLGLAICKNIAKAHEGTIEALPSPLGGVWIKVELPLMERGV; encoded by the coding sequence GTGACCAAGGAGGATCTGGCACGCCTCTTCGACCGGCTCTATCGAGTCGAGGGATCGCGAAACCGCACTTCAAGCGGTGCCGGGCTGGGACTGGCAATCTGCAAAAACATCGCTAAAGCACACGAAGGAACCATTGAAGCGCTACCGTCGCCATTGGGAGGGGTATGGATCAAGGTAGAACTCCCGTTAATGGAGAGAGGAGTATGA
- a CDS encoding response regulator, which yields MSGTILIVEDEEKLAALLADYLKQSGFDSEWLADGQAVVPWVKRHGPDLILLDLMLPGRRGLDICKEIRSFSDVPIIMITARIEEIDRLLGLELGADDYICKPFSPREVVARVKSLLRRTGGRLTASVQGLILDTSRYQATLHGHVLDLTVVEFKLLHFLFSNPGQIYSRSQLMHRIYPDERIVSDRTIDSHVKKLRKKISLAAPDQELIHSVYGIGYKFEASQE from the coding sequence ATGAGTGGAACAATACTGATAGTGGAGGACGAAGAGAAACTCGCTGCGCTGCTGGCGGATTACCTGAAGCAGTCGGGGTTCGATTCCGAGTGGCTGGCGGATGGACAAGCTGTGGTACCGTGGGTCAAGAGGCACGGGCCGGATCTCATCCTGCTCGATTTAATGCTTCCCGGGCGCCGTGGCCTCGATATCTGCAAGGAGATCCGTTCCTTCTCTGATGTTCCGATTATCATGATCACTGCCCGTATTGAGGAAATAGACCGTTTGCTCGGCTTGGAACTGGGCGCAGATGACTACATCTGCAAACCGTTCAGCCCGCGGGAGGTTGTCGCCAGAGTCAAATCGTTGCTGCGTCGCACCGGCGGCCGACTAACCGCCTCAGTTCAGGGTTTGATCCTTGACACGTCACGATATCAGGCTACATTGCACGGTCACGTCCTGGACCTGACCGTCGTCGAATTCAAACTCCTGCACTTTCTCTTCTCAAATCCAGGGCAGATCTATTCACGCTCCCAGCTTATGCATAGAATTTACCCTGACGAACGGATCGTAAGCGACCGGACCATCGACAGCCATGTAAAAAAACTGCGCAAAAAAATATCCTTGGCGGCACCTGATCAGGAACTCATTCATTCGGTGTACGGGATCGGGTATAAATTTGAAGCATCACAGGAGTAA
- a CDS encoding tRNA (cytidine(34)-2'-O)-methyltransferase, whose product METIKPFHIVLVEPEIPPNTGNIARLCGATSTVLHLVGKLGFSTDDRALKRAGLDYWSEVDIHYWEDLDALKSAYPGGRFIYTSKKVPRSYVEMEFTAGDFIVFGKETKGLPDELIEANPDTAVRIPIFGRVRSLNLSTAAGIVLYEALRQTGRLINSES is encoded by the coding sequence ATGGAAACCATAAAACCATTCCATATCGTCCTGGTGGAGCCGGAGATTCCGCCCAATACCGGCAATATTGCCCGACTCTGCGGGGCAACCAGCACCGTTTTGCACCTGGTGGGGAAACTGGGATTTTCCACCGATGACCGAGCCTTGAAGAGGGCGGGGCTCGATTACTGGAGCGAGGTGGATATTCATTACTGGGAGGACCTGGACGCGCTGAAAAGCGCCTATCCAGGCGGACGGTTCATCTATACCAGCAAGAAAGTGCCGCGGAGTTACGTTGAAATGGAGTTCACGGCGGGAGATTTCATCGTCTTCGGCAAGGAGACCAAGGGGTTGCCCGACGAACTGATCGAGGCAAACCCGGACACGGCCGTGCGCATACCCATTTTCGGCCGGGTGCGAAGCCTCAATCTCTCCACTGCGGCAGGCATCGTTCTCTATGAGGCGTTGCGACAGACCGGCCGTTTGATAAACAGTGAATCGTGA
- a CDS encoding HsmA family protein, whose translation MLLKAVMFMNLALIFYSYAVFSGRKEGLHRKHLLVFGIGLFFDYLGTRQMNLFAIAYGKAPEWHNLTGILSLAGMAFHFLLALIATLLQKADAVNRTFHRVSLTIYSLWLVAFASGAISGMMRIS comes from the coding sequence ATGCTGTTGAAAGCCGTTATGTTCATGAATCTGGCCCTCATCTTTTATAGCTATGCCGTCTTCAGCGGCAGAAAAGAGGGGTTGCACCGCAAACACCTGCTGGTCTTCGGTATCGGCCTTTTCTTCGATTACCTGGGAACCCGCCAGATGAACCTGTTCGCTATAGCCTATGGCAAGGCCCCGGAATGGCACAACCTGACCGGCATCCTTTCCCTGGCAGGCATGGCCTTCCACTTTCTTCTCGCCCTGATCGCCACCCTCCTCCAGAAGGCCGATGCCGTTAATCGCACCTTCCACCGGGTAAGCCTCACCATCTACTCCCTCTGGCTCGTCGCATTTGCCAGCGGTGCCATCTCCGGGATGATGCGGATTTCGTGA
- a CDS encoding Tim44 domain-containing protein: MKRHVVKLFTLVAAVMMLTVTALEFDAHARAGGGRSFGSRGSRSYSRPASPYSQPGPSQQAAPARPYSPPPFQQQPAGGFLRSMAGGMLGGMLGGMLFRGLGFGGTGGGMGGGIGLFEILLLAGIGYLIYRFVKKKRVDSSYSTYEQGGYQHGNVTPIYGGTESYEPQPTDVDTGMAHIRQMDPSFDESRFNDSVMDIFFKIQGAWMNRDLSSVSGLLTDEMKRIFQEDMDRLLRDKQVNRLENIAVRNVEISEVWQESGQDYITALIYANLLDYTTDDATGTVVSGSKTEPVKFEEYWTFTRPVGNNPWRLSAINQK; this comes from the coding sequence ATGAAAAGACACGTTGTTAAGTTGTTTACATTGGTGGCAGCCGTAATGATGTTGACTGTTACCGCGCTGGAGTTTGATGCCCATGCCAGGGCCGGCGGGGGCCGCTCTTTCGGCAGCCGCGGATCGCGCAGCTATTCCAGGCCGGCCAGCCCCTATTCTCAACCGGGCCCGTCGCAGCAGGCTGCCCCTGCCAGGCCGTATTCCCCTCCGCCTTTCCAGCAACAGCCGGCCGGTGGTTTCCTTAGAAGCATGGCCGGCGGGATGCTGGGTGGAATGCTCGGCGGCATGCTCTTCAGGGGGCTCGGCTTCGGCGGCACCGGTGGCGGCATGGGAGGCGGCATTGGCTTGTTCGAGATTCTCCTCCTGGCCGGGATCGGCTATCTCATCTACCGGTTCGTAAAAAAAAAGAGGGTAGATAGCTCCTATTCCACCTATGAGCAGGGTGGGTATCAACATGGCAATGTGACCCCCATTTACGGCGGAACCGAGTCCTATGAACCACAACCGACCGATGTGGACACGGGTATGGCCCATATCCGCCAAATGGACCCTTCCTTTGATGAAAGCCGCTTCAACGACTCGGTAATGGACATCTTCTTCAAGATCCAGGGTGCATGGATGAATCGCGATTTATCTTCGGTATCCGGGCTTCTGACCGACGAGATGAAGCGTATCTTCCAGGAAGACATGGACAGGCTTTTGCGGGACAAGCAGGTCAACCGGCTGGAAAACATCGCTGTCAGGAACGTGGAAATTTCGGAGGTCTGGCAGGAGTCGGGGCAGGATTACATCACCGCCTTGATTTATGCAAACCTGCTCGATTATACAACCGATGACGCGACAGGAACGGTTGTCTCCGGCAGTAAAACAGAACCGGTAAAATTCGAGGAGTATTGGACGTTTACCAGGCCTGTCGGCAACAATCCGTGGCGGTTGTCGGCGATCAATCAGAAGTAG
- a CDS encoding PLD nuclease N-terminal domain-containing protein has translation MHDFAMMGAMGVAAFLVFGIIATAIFALWLWALVDILKNEFTGSNKIIWLLLVIAVPLIGVILYYLIGREQKISDK, from the coding sequence ATGCACGATTTTGCCATGATGGGAGCGATGGGCGTAGCAGCTTTTCTCGTGTTCGGCATAATCGCGACAGCTATTTTTGCCCTCTGGCTGTGGGCTCTCGTTGATATCCTGAAGAACGAGTTCACCGGCTCGAACAAGATTATCTGGCTGTTGCTGGTAATAGCTGTGCCGCTTATCGGCGTCATCCTCTACTATTTGATCGGCAGGGAGCAAAAGATTTCGGACAAGTAG
- a CDS encoding HD domain-containing protein: MNRAELSALKTWFADYCRSFYSIDADEQRNISLKELHTGNVCDNITRIARDELLNEEQQVLAEVIALFHDVGRFPQYRQYKTFKDSDSTNHAALGAKVLLENNVLAPFPKDEQDMIIQAVRLHNVFAIPEKLSADGDLFLKLIRDADKLDIWRVFIEYYALPESERASAVGLGFPDLPFCSDEVLACLDEGRMVNLSMLKTLNDFKLLQLSWVFDLNFAASFRLLKERDYIGGIAATLPTDGRIAALAKRLREYVEVRLACGAAA, from the coding sequence ATGAACAGAGCCGAACTGTCTGCGTTGAAAACATGGTTTGCCGATTACTGCCGCTCCTTCTACTCCATCGATGCGGACGAGCAGCGTAATATTTCTCTGAAAGAGCTTCATACCGGTAATGTCTGTGACAATATCACCCGCATTGCCCGGGATGAGCTGCTGAACGAAGAACAACAGGTCCTGGCAGAGGTGATAGCCCTTTTTCACGACGTGGGGCGCTTCCCCCAATACCGGCAGTATAAAACGTTCAAGGACAGCGATTCTACCAACCATGCGGCGCTCGGTGCCAAGGTCTTGCTTGAGAACAACGTGCTGGCGCCCTTTCCCAAGGATGAGCAGGACATGATCATTCAGGCGGTACGTCTGCACAATGTATTCGCCATTCCTGAAAAACTTTCCGCGGACGGCGACTTATTCCTCAAGCTGATCCGCGACGCCGACAAGCTCGACATCTGGCGGGTGTTTATCGAGTACTACGCCCTTCCCGAGTCGGAGAGGGCGTCTGCCGTCGGCCTCGGTTTTCCCGATCTGCCCTTCTGTTCGGATGAGGTGCTTGCCTGTCTTGACGAGGGGAGAATGGTAAACCTGTCGATGCTGAAAACTCTGAACGATTTCAAGCTGCTGCAGCTCTCCTGGGTGTTTGACCTGAACTTTGCGGCTTCTTTCAGACTGCTCAAGGAGCGGGACTATATCGGCGGTATTGCGGCGACGTTACCGACGGACGGCAGAATCGCCGCCTTGGCCAAGCGATTGCGGGAATACGTGGAAGTAAGACTGGCTTGTGGCGCTGCCGCATGA